Proteins from one Catenuloplanes atrovinosus genomic window:
- a CDS encoding YbaB/EbfC family nucleoid-associated protein: MDRFDVAARLRQVREAVEDAAAEVTSEDHAVTVVAGPGGAVRSVRLSSRAFQLTGAELGEVVVRTIRQANAQVDAEIRATLSGSTPVPPSPSLSELRTQLRQERR; encoded by the coding sequence ATGGATCGGTTCGACGTCGCCGCGCGCCTGCGGCAGGTACGGGAGGCGGTCGAGGACGCGGCCGCAGAGGTCACCAGCGAGGACCACGCGGTGACCGTGGTCGCCGGCCCCGGTGGCGCGGTCCGGTCCGTGCGGCTGAGCTCGCGCGCGTTCCAGCTCACCGGCGCCGAGCTGGGCGAGGTCGTGGTGCGCACCATCCGCCAGGCGAACGCGCAGGTCGACGCGGAGATCCGGGCCACGCTGAGCGGTTCCACGCCGGTCCCGCCGTCCCCGTCGCTGAGCGAGTTGCGCACCCAGTTGCGGCAGGAGCGGCGATGA
- a CDS encoding LysR family transcriptional regulator, with product MELRALRYFVTVAEELHFGRAAERLHIVQPAVSQQIARLERELGVQLLDRTSRRVRLTPAGLRVLDAARDTLAAAARVRVVAGEHAAPLRIGVESCVTDRLDRAVTRLRNAARPADPVLIDLPVPARLDAVRTGDLDLALIRGTFTAPGLTVSHAWSEPLHVVLARAHPAAAHPTVTLRDLAPDGLRLPARHHDPALLDAIVAALPPGLPHQPAGDPVNVLFEVGSAPHTWTVLPAEHLANTRSTRIRAVPLDPPMTINGYVVASPAMPAPCMRTLTTAFAD from the coding sequence GTGGAACTGAGGGCACTGCGCTACTTCGTGACCGTCGCCGAGGAACTGCACTTCGGCCGCGCCGCCGAGCGGCTGCACATCGTGCAGCCCGCCGTCAGCCAGCAGATCGCCCGCCTCGAACGGGAACTCGGCGTCCAGCTGCTCGACCGCACGTCCCGGCGCGTACGCCTGACTCCCGCCGGCCTCCGCGTCCTCGACGCCGCCCGCGACACGCTCGCCGCCGCCGCCCGCGTGCGCGTGGTGGCCGGGGAACACGCCGCCCCACTGCGCATCGGCGTCGAGTCCTGCGTCACCGACCGCCTGGACCGCGCCGTCACCCGCCTGCGCAACGCCGCCCGCCCCGCCGACCCGGTCCTGATCGACCTTCCCGTCCCTGCCCGCCTCGACGCCGTACGCACCGGTGACCTGGACCTGGCCCTCATCCGCGGCACGTTCACCGCCCCCGGCCTGACCGTCTCCCACGCCTGGTCCGAGCCACTTCACGTGGTGCTCGCCCGCGCGCACCCGGCCGCGGCTCACCCCACGGTCACGCTGCGCGACCTGGCTCCCGACGGCCTCCGGCTCCCCGCCCGCCACCACGACCCCGCCCTCCTCGACGCGATCGTCGCCGCCCTCCCGCCCGGCCTCCCCCACCAGCCCGCCGGTGACCCGGTCAACGTCCTCTTCGAGGTCGGCTCCGCCCCACACACCTGGACCGTCCTCCCCGCCGAACACCTCGCCAACACCCGCTCCACCCGCATCCGCGCCGTCCCCCTCGACCCGCCGATGACCATCAACGGGTACGTGGTGGCCTCCCCCGCCATGCCCGCTCCCTGCATGCGCACCTTGACCACCGCCTTCGCCGACTGA
- a CDS encoding methionine ABC transporter permease codes for MTWADIWPLLGEGLWETVYMVGISAAITALGGLLIGVLLVLTERGGLLSAPPVNAVLGLIVNVGRSLPFIILLVAVIPFTRAVVGTTIGTDAAIVPLTIGAIPFFARIVETAIREVPRDVVDAAVAAGASRWQIVHKVLLREARPGLAAGLTITIIALVGYSAMAGTVGGGGLGDLAIRYGYQRFETEMMIATVVVLVLFVQAVQSVGDLVVRRLSHR; via the coding sequence ATGACCTGGGCGGACATCTGGCCGTTGCTCGGTGAAGGGCTGTGGGAGACCGTCTACATGGTCGGGATCTCCGCGGCGATCACCGCGCTCGGCGGGCTGCTGATCGGCGTGCTGCTGGTGCTGACCGAGCGCGGCGGGCTGCTGTCCGCGCCGCCGGTCAACGCGGTCCTCGGGCTGATCGTCAACGTCGGGCGGTCGCTGCCCTTCATCATCCTGCTGGTCGCGGTCATCCCGTTCACCCGCGCGGTGGTCGGCACCACGATCGGCACGGACGCCGCGATCGTGCCGCTGACCATCGGCGCGATCCCGTTCTTCGCGCGGATCGTGGAGACCGCGATCCGCGAGGTGCCGCGCGACGTGGTCGACGCCGCGGTCGCGGCCGGCGCGTCCCGCTGGCAGATCGTCCACAAGGTACTGCTGCGCGAGGCGCGGCCCGGCCTGGCGGCCGGCCTCACCATCACGATCATCGCGCTGGTCGGCTATTCCGCGATGGCCGGCACCGTGGGCGGTGGCGGGCTCGGCGACCTGGCCATCCGGTACGGATACCAGCGCTTCGAGACCGAGATGATGATCGCCACCGTGGTGGTGCTGGTGCTGTTCGTCCAGGCCGTGCAGAGCGTCGGCGATCTCGTCGTGCGCCGTCTCTCCCACCGATGA
- a CDS encoding methionine ABC transporter ATP-binding protein gives MISIKDLRKVYRGRHREVTALDGVSLDVAEGEIYGVLGRSGAGKSTLLRCVNLLERPDSGTVTVGGVDLTALPERRLRTERRRIGMIHQHFALLSSRTVAGNVSFALEVTGVPRATRARRVAELLELVGLEGRANAYPAQLSGGQKQRVGIARALAADPAVLLSDEATSALDPETTDSILALLADLNRRLGLTILLITHEMDVVKRICHSAAIMRDGRFAESGRIADVLARPGSELAAELLRLGPAPDLPGQTVLDVTVSGDTAERPLIAELARRFEVDVRILGGTVEQLAATRAGRLRLLLPGTPADNTPALTWLRDSGIPTEVRA, from the coding sequence GTGATCAGCATCAAGGACCTGCGCAAGGTCTACCGTGGACGGCACCGCGAGGTGACCGCGCTCGACGGCGTCTCGCTGGACGTCGCCGAGGGCGAGATCTACGGCGTGCTCGGGCGCAGCGGCGCCGGCAAGAGCACGCTGCTGCGCTGTGTGAACCTGCTGGAGCGGCCCGACTCCGGCACCGTCACGGTCGGCGGCGTCGACCTCACCGCGCTGCCGGAGCGGCGGCTGCGCACGGAGCGGCGGCGGATCGGCATGATCCATCAGCACTTCGCGCTGCTCAGCTCGCGTACCGTCGCCGGGAACGTGTCCTTCGCGCTCGAGGTGACCGGCGTGCCGCGCGCCACCCGCGCCCGCCGGGTCGCGGAGCTGCTGGAGCTGGTCGGCCTGGAGGGGCGGGCGAACGCGTACCCGGCACAGCTGTCCGGCGGCCAGAAGCAGCGCGTCGGCATCGCCCGCGCGCTCGCCGCGGACCCGGCCGTGCTCCTCTCCGACGAGGCCACGTCCGCGCTGGACCCGGAGACCACGGACTCGATCCTGGCGCTGCTGGCCGACCTCAACCGGCGGCTCGGCCTGACCATCCTGCTGATCACGCACGAGATGGACGTGGTCAAGCGGATCTGCCACTCCGCCGCGATCATGCGGGACGGGCGGTTCGCCGAATCCGGCCGGATCGCGGACGTCCTGGCCCGGCCCGGGTCCGAGCTGGCGGCGGAACTGCTCCGGCTCGGTCCGGCGCCGGACCTGCCGGGGCAGACCGTGCTGGACGTGACGGTCAGCGGCGACACGGCGGAACGGCCACTGATCGCGGAGCTGGCCCGCCGGTTCGAGGTGGACGTGCGCATCCTCGGCGGCACGGTCGAGCAGCTCGCCGCCACCCGCGCCGGCCGCCTCCGCCTGCTGCTGCCCGGCACCCCGGCCGACAACACACCCGCGCTGACCTGGCTGCGCGACAGCGGAATCCCGACGGAGGTGCGGGCATGA
- a CDS encoding GNAT family N-acetyltransferase — MPDITLRTAGIADVPAIAALHADSWRRHYRGAYTDAYLDGDVLADRQAVWSARLAAAAGTAGTAGTATIIAEHDGDDGIAGFVHVVLDRDPVWGSLVDNLHVVHHRHRSGVGRRLLARAARIAVTAADSNVLHLWVLEQNVAAQRFYLACGAENRERGTASPPRGDASRLNGTPGKFRMVWTDATVLAHLDSEPPHPGAA, encoded by the coding sequence ATGCCTGACATCACCCTACGCACGGCCGGGATCGCCGATGTCCCCGCGATCGCCGCGCTGCACGCGGATAGCTGGCGCCGTCACTATCGGGGAGCGTACACGGACGCCTACCTGGACGGTGACGTGCTGGCGGACCGCCAGGCCGTGTGGTCGGCGCGGCTCGCGGCCGCGGCGGGCACGGCGGGCACGGCGGGCACGGCGACGATCATCGCGGAGCACGACGGTGACGACGGGATCGCCGGTTTTGTCCACGTGGTGCTCGATCGTGATCCGGTCTGGGGCAGCCTGGTCGACAACCTGCACGTGGTGCACCACCGGCACCGATCCGGCGTGGGACGGCGGCTGCTGGCCCGCGCGGCGCGGATCGCGGTCACCGCGGCGGACTCGAACGTGCTGCACCTGTGGGTGCTGGAGCAGAACGTGGCCGCGCAACGGTTCTACCTGGCGTGCGGCGCGGAGAACCGCGAGCGTGGCACCGCCTCGCCACCCCGAGGCGACGCGTCCCGCCTCAACGGCACCCCGGGCAAGTTCCGCATGGTCTGGACCGACGCGACCGTCCTCGCCCACCTCGACAGCGAGCCACCTCACCCCGGCGCGGCGTAG
- a CDS encoding TetR/AcrR family transcriptional regulator has protein sequence MARSDAARTALLDTAERLFAEHGIAQVSDRRVAEVAGNTNHSAVRYYFGGREGLLRELVGRHARAIEERCVPATSDSVLADVRALVVPSMEVLAALPRPSWRARFIGLAVHEPGVRDLVRDTLTTLPVMVEIRRSLRARLAGLDPDVVAGRAAMIGLIVTTATAEIEARAERDGSAPRWLEAGDFLADAIAGMLTAPVTRSGRLNPLAGAR, from the coding sequence ATGGCGCGATCGGACGCGGCGCGGACCGCGCTGCTGGACACGGCGGAACGACTCTTCGCCGAGCACGGCATCGCGCAGGTGTCCGACCGGCGCGTCGCCGAGGTCGCGGGCAACACCAACCACTCGGCCGTGCGCTACTACTTCGGCGGGCGGGAGGGGTTGCTCCGGGAGCTGGTCGGCCGGCACGCCCGGGCGATCGAGGAGCGGTGCGTGCCGGCCACGTCCGACTCCGTGCTCGCGGACGTGCGCGCGCTGGTCGTACCGTCGATGGAGGTCTTGGCGGCTCTGCCCCGGCCGAGTTGGCGGGCGCGGTTCATCGGGCTGGCGGTGCACGAGCCGGGCGTGCGTGACCTGGTCCGGGACACGCTGACCACGCTCCCGGTCATGGTCGAGATCCGCCGCTCGCTGCGTGCCCGCCTCGCCGGACTCGACCCGGACGTGGTCGCCGGCCGCGCCGCGATGATCGGCCTGATCGTCACCACGGCCACGGCGGAGATCGAGGCGAGGGCCGAGCGGGACGGGTCCGCCCCTCGCTGGCTGGAGGCCGGCGACTTCCTGGCCGACGCCATCGCCGGCATGCTCACCGCCCCGGTCACCCGCTCCGGCCGCCTCAACCCACTGGCCGGAGCCCGCTGA
- a CDS encoding MetQ/NlpA family ABC transporter substrate-binding protein: protein MMRRTLVALTAAATLLTGLAACGNDSDSGAAGGALKIGVTPVPHGEILKYVSDNLAAAEGLTIEIVEFNDYVQPNTALQDEQLDANYFQHVPYLEEEIAAKGYTFTPLKPVHIEPLGVYSKTVTELTAVPDGGVVAIPNDPSNSGRALNLLAANGLITLKDGVGVNATEQDITANPKNLTFEPLEAAQLPRSLEDTALSVINGNYAIETGLNPAADALALETGTDNPYANLVVVRTGSETDERIVKLEKLLHSQQVKDFIAQKYNGAVLAAF, encoded by the coding sequence ATGATGCGTCGTACCCTCGTCGCCCTCACCGCGGCCGCCACGCTCCTGACCGGGCTGGCCGCCTGCGGCAACGACTCCGACAGCGGCGCTGCCGGCGGCGCTCTGAAGATCGGCGTCACGCCCGTACCGCACGGTGAGATCCTGAAGTACGTCAGCGACAACCTCGCCGCCGCGGAAGGGCTGACCATCGAGATAGTCGAGTTCAACGACTACGTCCAGCCGAACACCGCGCTCCAGGACGAGCAGCTGGACGCGAACTACTTCCAGCACGTGCCGTACCTGGAGGAGGAGATCGCGGCCAAGGGCTACACGTTCACGCCGCTCAAGCCGGTGCACATCGAGCCGCTCGGCGTCTACTCCAAGACCGTGACCGAGCTGACCGCGGTCCCGGACGGCGGCGTGGTCGCGATCCCCAACGACCCGTCCAACTCCGGCCGCGCGCTCAACCTGCTCGCCGCCAACGGGCTGATCACGCTCAAGGACGGCGTCGGCGTCAACGCCACCGAGCAGGACATCACCGCCAACCCGAAGAACCTGACGTTCGAGCCGCTGGAGGCGGCGCAGCTACCGCGCAGCCTCGAGGACACCGCGCTCTCCGTGATCAACGGCAACTACGCGATCGAGACCGGGCTCAACCCGGCCGCGGACGCGCTCGCGCTGGAGACCGGCACGGACAACCCGTACGCGAACCTGGTCGTGGTCCGCACCGGCTCGGAGACCGACGAGCGCATCGTCAAGCTGGAGAAGCTGCTGCACTCCCAGCAGGTCAAGGACTTCATCGCGCAGAAGTACAACGGCGCGGTGCTGGCCGCGTTCTGA
- a CDS encoding LLM class flavin-dependent oxidoreductase — MRIGTGLLVTDSPADVVAAAADAARRGLDSFWTNQMAGGWDPLTLLALLRERPAEVGTAIALTYPRHPVTMATEALTLRAAGGGLALGVGPGHAWYVERQLKMSYQSPLGHTRDYLETLRPLLHGARAGDAALDITAPAPDLLLAALGPKMLGLARELADGVVATWVTPEIVAERLVPSQPDGARIVVSLVVALTTDPDTVRERIARDFAGAGALPAYRTSLRRAGLGGVADTVVVGDEAAVVRALDRLRDAGATDVVLLPVGERARTLDIVTRTATPRAGGAT, encoded by the coding sequence ATGCGTATCGGAACCGGCCTGCTCGTCACCGACTCTCCCGCCGACGTCGTCGCCGCGGCGGCGGACGCCGCACGTCGCGGGCTCGACAGCTTCTGGACCAATCAGATGGCGGGCGGATGGGATCCGCTGACGCTGCTGGCCCTGCTCCGCGAACGGCCGGCCGAGGTCGGTACCGCGATCGCGCTCACCTACCCACGGCATCCGGTGACCATGGCGACGGAGGCGCTGACGCTGCGGGCGGCCGGTGGCGGCCTGGCGCTGGGCGTCGGGCCGGGTCACGCATGGTACGTGGAACGGCAGCTCAAGATGTCGTACCAGTCGCCGCTCGGGCATACCCGCGACTACCTGGAGACGCTCCGGCCGCTGCTGCACGGCGCACGGGCGGGCGACGCCGCACTGGACATCACCGCGCCGGCGCCGGACCTGCTGCTGGCCGCGCTCGGGCCGAAGATGCTCGGGCTGGCCCGTGAGCTGGCCGACGGCGTGGTGGCGACCTGGGTCACGCCGGAGATCGTCGCGGAGCGGCTGGTGCCGAGCCAGCCGGACGGCGCGCGGATCGTGGTGAGTCTGGTGGTGGCGCTGACGACCGATCCGGACACGGTACGCGAGCGGATCGCCCGCGACTTCGCCGGCGCGGGGGCGCTTCCGGCGTACCGGACCTCGCTGCGGCGCGCCGGGCTGGGCGGCGTCGCGGACACGGTCGTGGTCGGTGACGAGGCCGCCGTGGTGCGGGCGCTGGACCGGCTCCGGGACGCGGGGGCGACCGATGTGGTGCTGCTTCCGGTCGGCGAGCGGGCACGGACGCTGGACATCGTGACCCGCACCGCGACGCCGCGGGCCGGCGGCGCCACGTGA
- a CDS encoding nucleotidyltransferase domain-containing protein: MIDPRDVAAAYLEIADRHAPGLVEGLYLVGSVALGDYHPGVSDIDFVAVTSSAPDVAAIRRIHAELHTRHAAPDFDGLYVSWDDLRADPATLPPGIAAHEWRVSAASDFERNLVTWHVLAQGGVPIRGPAADVFTDWPALAASTRRNLETYWTPWVTQLSRSPLGLSEWATTWTVLGVARLRHTLAAGRVTSKTAAAAYATATYDPRWHRVIEEALRIRVGGRPRYRSPLRRRADLLGFARDALRG, translated from the coding sequence GTGATCGATCCGCGGGACGTCGCCGCCGCCTACCTGGAGATCGCCGACCGGCACGCGCCCGGCCTGGTCGAGGGCCTGTACCTGGTCGGCTCCGTCGCGCTGGGCGACTACCACCCGGGCGTCAGCGACATCGACTTCGTGGCCGTGACCTCCTCGGCCCCGGACGTGGCCGCGATCCGCCGCATCCACGCCGAACTGCACACGCGCCACGCCGCCCCGGACTTCGACGGACTCTACGTCTCGTGGGACGACCTGCGCGCCGACCCGGCCACGCTGCCACCCGGGATCGCCGCGCACGAGTGGCGCGTCTCCGCCGCCTCCGACTTCGAGCGAAACCTGGTCACCTGGCACGTCCTCGCCCAGGGCGGCGTGCCGATCCGCGGCCCGGCCGCGGACGTGTTCACCGACTGGCCGGCCCTGGCCGCCTCGACGCGCCGCAACCTCGAAACGTACTGGACGCCGTGGGTGACGCAGCTGTCCCGGTCGCCGCTGGGGTTGTCGGAGTGGGCCACGACGTGGACGGTGCTGGGCGTGGCGCGGCTGCGGCACACGCTCGCGGCCGGCCGCGTCACCTCGAAGACGGCGGCGGCCGCGTACGCGACCGCCACCTACGATCCGCGCTGGCACCGCGTCATCGAGGAGGCCCTGCGCATCCGCGTCGGCGGCCGCCCACGCTACCGCAGCCCTCTCCGCCGCCGCGCCGACCTGCTCGGCTTCGCCCGCGACGCCCTCCGCGGCTGA
- a CDS encoding dephospho-CoA kinase gives MHGTTGSDPATAQAARVLAWAGTLSPAAGGVRVVAVEGRSGAGKTGLARALAHTLDAPLVRMDDLYPGWDGLLGGVGALREWILEPLAARDPIRWRRWDWAAGTYRDWEPLTVGTDLIVEGVGCGARALAPYRSGLVWIDAPEAVRRRRALERDGDAYAPHWDRWARQEDAFYATNQVRAHADLVIDNTGTPFCP, from the coding sequence ATACACGGCACCACCGGCTCCGATCCCGCGACCGCCCAGGCGGCGCGCGTTCTCGCCTGGGCGGGCACGCTGTCGCCCGCGGCCGGCGGCGTCCGGGTGGTGGCGGTCGAGGGCCGTTCCGGGGCGGGCAAGACCGGCCTCGCCCGCGCGCTCGCGCACACCCTGGATGCCCCGCTGGTACGGATGGACGACCTCTACCCCGGCTGGGACGGCCTGCTCGGCGGCGTCGGCGCGCTGCGGGAGTGGATCCTGGAGCCGCTCGCGGCCCGCGACCCGATCCGCTGGCGGCGCTGGGACTGGGCGGCGGGCACGTACCGTGACTGGGAGCCGTTGACCGTCGGCACCGACCTGATCGTCGAGGGTGTCGGCTGTGGAGCGCGCGCTCTCGCCCCGTACCGCAGCGGGCTGGTCTGGATCGACGCGCCCGAGGCCGTCCGGCGCCGGCGTGCGCTGGAGCGCGACGGGGACGCCTACGCCCCGCACTGGGACCGCTGGGCCCGCCAGGAGGACGCGTTCTACGCCACGAACCAGGTCCGCGCGCACGCCGATCTCGTCATCGACAACACCGGCACGCCGTTCTGTCCATGA